One Luteibacter aegosomaticola genomic window carries:
- a CDS encoding glycoside hydrolase family 125 protein, with translation MNPSRRNLIKWLSLAPGVALAGGVSTAAFAAKRFESKRPPVGKRKFTSEAVEKLIVSTKKKIADPELAWLFENCFPNTLDTTVEVGKLDGFEDTFVLTGDIDAMWLRDSSAQVWPYLPLVAKDEALRKLFRGLIRRQARCISIDPYANAFMPDPKAKSNMDWSQQDQTDMKPGVAERKWEIDSLCYPVRLAHGYWQATGDREPFDDSWREATKLIVKTFREQQRKDGLGPYHFQRPALNPTDSQMLHGFGPPAKPVGMIVQEFRPSDDATTLPFNIPGNLFAVVTLRRLAQMHGTFYGDQTFAAECQAFADEVAAAVEQYGVIRNGQDEYWAYEVDGYGNQLFMDDANVPSLLALPYLETVGYDKRYARTRELVWSNKNPYFFKGTAGEGIGGPHEGLRYIWPMSIMMKAFTTTDVAEQRQCLHMLKTTHGGTGFMHEAFDQDDPKNFTRSWFAWANTLFGELVVHLADKNPDSLRRV, from the coding sequence GTGAACCCGAGCCGCCGCAACCTTATCAAGTGGCTGTCCCTGGCACCTGGCGTCGCGCTGGCCGGAGGCGTTAGCACCGCCGCGTTTGCGGCCAAGCGCTTCGAGAGCAAGCGCCCGCCGGTGGGCAAGCGCAAATTCACCAGCGAAGCTGTCGAAAAGCTGATCGTTTCGACCAAGAAGAAGATCGCCGACCCCGAGCTGGCCTGGCTGTTTGAGAACTGCTTCCCGAACACGCTGGATACCACGGTGGAAGTCGGCAAGCTCGACGGCTTCGAAGACACCTTCGTGCTCACCGGCGATATCGACGCCATGTGGCTGCGTGATTCCTCCGCCCAGGTGTGGCCGTACCTGCCCCTGGTCGCGAAGGATGAAGCCCTGCGCAAGCTGTTCCGCGGCCTGATCCGTCGCCAGGCCCGCTGCATCTCGATCGATCCGTACGCCAACGCCTTCATGCCCGACCCGAAGGCCAAGAGCAACATGGATTGGTCGCAGCAGGACCAGACCGACATGAAGCCCGGCGTGGCCGAGCGCAAGTGGGAAATCGATTCGCTCTGCTATCCGGTGCGTCTGGCGCACGGTTACTGGCAGGCTACGGGTGATCGCGAGCCGTTCGACGATAGCTGGCGCGAGGCGACCAAGCTGATCGTAAAGACCTTCCGTGAGCAGCAGCGCAAGGATGGTCTGGGCCCGTATCACTTCCAGCGCCCGGCGCTGAACCCGACCGATAGCCAGATGCTGCACGGCTTCGGTCCGCCGGCCAAGCCGGTCGGCATGATCGTTCAGGAATTCCGCCCCTCGGACGATGCCACCACGCTGCCGTTCAACATCCCGGGCAACCTGTTCGCGGTGGTGACCCTGCGTCGCCTCGCCCAGATGCACGGCACCTTCTACGGCGACCAGACTTTCGCTGCCGAATGCCAGGCATTCGCTGACGAAGTCGCCGCGGCCGTCGAGCAGTACGGCGTCATCCGCAACGGCCAGGACGAATACTGGGCCTACGAAGTGGATGGTTACGGCAACCAGCTGTTCATGGACGACGCGAACGTCCCGAGCCTGCTGGCCCTCCCGTATCTCGAGACCGTCGGCTACGACAAGCGCTACGCACGCACCCGTGAGCTGGTCTGGAGCAACAAGAACCCTTACTTCTTCAAGGGCACGGCCGGCGAAGGCATCGGTGGTCCGCACGAAGGCCTGCGCTACATCTGGCCGATGTCGATCATGATGAAGGCCTTTACCACCACCGACGTGGCCGAGCAGCGCCAGTGCCTGCACATGCTGAAGACCACCCACGGCGGTACGGGCTTCATGCACGAAGCATTTGACCAGGACGATCCGAAGAACTTCACCCGTTCGTGGTTCGCCTGGGCCAACACCTTGTTCGGCGAGCTGGTTGTCCACCTCGCAGACAAAAATCCTGATTCACTGCGCCGGGTCTAA
- a CDS encoding RNA polymerase sigma factor, which translates to MQGPAPLLRVLQHHYEPLRRFVERRMRSPEIAADIIQETCVKVAMLDERTVIQNPLAFLYRIAGNLSLDWLREREVRERHIESGELPEVADGAPDSEAHIAGHQRLRILADAVAELPPRCGEVFRLRKIEHLEPQEIADRLGISRNMVEKHLRKALTHCQARLDEAGA; encoded by the coding sequence GTGCAGGGCCCTGCCCCGCTCCTGCGTGTCCTGCAGCACCATTACGAACCACTGCGCCGCTTTGTCGAGCGGCGCATGCGTTCGCCCGAGATCGCCGCCGACATCATCCAGGAGACCTGCGTGAAGGTCGCCATGCTGGATGAGCGCACCGTCATCCAGAACCCGCTGGCCTTCCTCTACCGCATCGCCGGCAATCTCTCGCTGGACTGGCTGCGCGAGCGCGAGGTCCGCGAGCGCCATATCGAAAGTGGCGAACTGCCTGAGGTGGCCGACGGCGCTCCGGATAGCGAAGCGCATATCGCTGGCCACCAACGCCTGCGCATCCTGGCCGATGCGGTGGCCGAACTACCGCCGCGCTGTGGCGAAGTGTTTCGCCTGCGCAAGATTGAGCACCTCGAGCCCCAGGAGATCGCCGACCGCCTGGGCATCAGCCGCAACATGGTGGAGAAGCACCTGCGCAAGGCCCTGACCCACTGCCAGGCACGCCTCGACGAGGCGGGGGCATAA
- a CDS encoding DUF3300 domain-containing protein gives MSRTFLNVSLKTLLSAAIVTALAACNREAPPATADAPAAAASAPDVQAAPYQRPTADQLYALVAPIALFPDNLVAQTLAASTHPDQVDDARQFVQGNRNLTGAALIDAADGQPWDPSVKSLVAFPAVLDQMANNGEWTDALGQAYANEPSDVMNAIQVMRSRAQAKGNLKTTAQQKVQVVDRGEPVSQTTVVEQDEIVGPPAQTIEIEPADPGVVYVPDYDPDVVYGEPVYSSVYETRYVERGPDYHDAIVAGAIGFGAGIVVAELFAHHEHHDRPWGWDSWHASWGGHRDGGRPAVVYDNHPYVVNRTVVNNRYVDRSVHIDNRHNFGNTYNRPGPPPPGQGPRPGFGPQGAGGPPQRPAQPDYAHMQRPNFTPGAMHATAPNAHPDLPPPRPGQPNVAQGGRPFPGAPGQPGHEGQPPGGNPGAGGRPSFANAPQGQRPGENHVPLQGRPAAAQPAAAGQPPHPTAQVPHENPQQRPGSSFANAPQGAHNDPQRHDASRFQPSPQNAPRPTPQPEQQHAQAPRPQPQPEQHFQAPRPQPQPEQHFQAPRPQPQPEQHFQAPRPQPQPEQHFQQPREMPRPQPQQRPEPQRPQPQEHHEQARPAPQQQHHDDHKKHDN, from the coding sequence ATGTCGCGAACATTCCTCAACGTTTCCCTCAAGACCCTGCTCTCGGCCGCCATCGTCACGGCCCTCGCGGCCTGCAACCGCGAAGCGCCTCCCGCTACGGCGGATGCGCCAGCGGCTGCGGCGAGTGCGCCGGATGTGCAGGCCGCGCCGTATCAACGGCCGACCGCCGACCAGTTATATGCGCTGGTCGCCCCGATCGCCCTGTTCCCCGATAACCTCGTGGCGCAGACCCTCGCGGCATCGACGCACCCCGATCAGGTCGACGACGCCCGCCAGTTCGTGCAGGGCAATCGCAATCTTACGGGCGCGGCCCTCATCGACGCCGCTGACGGCCAGCCCTGGGATCCCAGCGTGAAATCGCTGGTGGCGTTCCCGGCCGTGCTCGACCAGATGGCGAACAACGGCGAGTGGACCGACGCGCTGGGCCAGGCGTATGCCAACGAACCGTCCGACGTGATGAACGCCATCCAGGTGATGCGCTCGCGTGCGCAGGCGAAGGGCAACCTGAAGACCACCGCCCAACAGAAGGTGCAGGTGGTCGATCGCGGCGAACCCGTCTCGCAGACCACGGTGGTCGAGCAGGACGAGATCGTCGGCCCACCGGCGCAGACCATCGAGATCGAGCCCGCCGACCCGGGCGTGGTGTATGTACCGGACTACGACCCTGACGTGGTCTACGGCGAGCCGGTGTATTCGAGTGTGTACGAAACGCGCTACGTCGAACGCGGCCCCGATTACCACGACGCCATCGTGGCCGGTGCCATCGGCTTCGGTGCGGGCATCGTGGTGGCCGAGTTGTTCGCACACCATGAACACCACGACCGGCCGTGGGGCTGGGATAGCTGGCATGCCTCGTGGGGTGGCCACCGCGACGGCGGCCGGCCCGCTGTCGTGTACGACAACCATCCGTATGTCGTGAACCGCACGGTGGTGAACAACCGCTACGTCGATCGCTCCGTGCACATCGACAACCGGCATAACTTCGGCAACACCTATAACCGCCCCGGCCCGCCGCCTCCGGGCCAGGGGCCGCGCCCCGGCTTCGGCCCGCAAGGTGCGGGCGGCCCGCCACAGCGCCCGGCCCAACCGGATTACGCGCACATGCAGCGGCCGAACTTCACCCCGGGCGCCATGCATGCGACCGCGCCGAATGCGCATCCCGACCTGCCGCCGCCGCGGCCGGGGCAGCCGAATGTGGCGCAGGGCGGGCGGCCGTTCCCGGGTGCACCGGGGCAGCCGGGTCATGAGGGTCAGCCGCCCGGCGGAAATCCGGGCGCTGGCGGACGGCCTTCGTTCGCGAACGCACCGCAGGGCCAACGGCCTGGCGAGAACCATGTGCCGCTGCAAGGCCGCCCCGCTGCGGCGCAGCCAGCCGCTGCGGGACAACCGCCCCATCCGACGGCGCAGGTGCCTCACGAGAATCCCCAGCAGCGTCCGGGTTCGTCGTTTGCCAATGCGCCGCAGGGCGCCCACAACGATCCGCAGCGGCACGACGCGTCGCGCTTCCAGCCGTCGCCGCAGAACGCGCCGCGGCCTACGCCTCAGCCCGAGCAGCAGCATGCCCAGGCCCCACGGCCGCAGCCGCAGCCTGAACAGCACTTCCAGGCACCGCGCCCACAGCCTCAGCCCGAACAGCACTTCCAGGCGCCGCGTCCGCAGCCCCAGCCCGAACAGCACTTCCAGGCACCACGTCCGCAGCCCCAACCGGAGCAGCACTTCCAGCAGCCCCGCGAGATGCCGCGTCCCCAGCCGCAACAGCGGCCGGAACCGCAGCGTCCGCAGCCGCAGGAACACCACGAACAGGCGCGTCCCGCTCCCCAGCAACAGCACCACGACGACCACAAGAAGCACGACAACTAA
- a CDS encoding beta-mannosidase, whose product MRRASLALALLLAAGAASAATPAEKDLSAGWRFRLAPGAAGSDAHPEAKDWQPATVPGAVQTDLLALGRVQDPFWRDNEASLQWIGLADWDYQLDFDVDAAMLARGHVDLVFDGLDTFADVSLNGKEVLRANNMFRQWRLPAKGALKPGKNTLAVRFASPVGKLLPWLMKQPYSLPGEFDSSFGDEPKGKQTSNYVRKSNYQYGWDWGPRYLTAGIWQPVRLEAWDDLRLADFHVAQDHVDADAANLQAQFDVRADKAGAAQLKVEWTAPDGTKGHEERAVTLAKGENHLAVPVNIAHPQRWWPVGYGDANLYHFHADVAANGAPVASADKDTGLRSVELRREKDQWGRGFAFVVNGVPIFAKGANLIPFDSFPTRVTTAKMEAILQSARDANMNMLRMWGGGTYQPDAFYAAADRMGIMVWQDFMYGGAITPYDKAFNDTARIEAIEQVTRLRDHPSIVLWAGNNEVQTGWDDWPDRQDFRKFVNADEVKKIDDGMRELFGKTLRTVVKDLSPNVPYWASSPSTDYEGPANVENDGDFHYWKVWSGSEPIDHYLDMTPRFQSEYGLQSFPVMATIKAFAEPGDMQPESKVMRAHQKFANGDGNQRLLLYIRAGYGEPKDFPSFVYLSQVMQAEGIELAAEHLRSARPRNMGTLYWQLNDVWPGASWASVDYFNRWKALQFHAKRFYAPVDVVPLRRDGHTEVFAVSDRVKDFDATLRTRVYAMDGKLLRETSQPVKAAALTSTSVLKADDATLLKGADPKHTVVAFDLVEGGNTLAHHLLYFGAAKDLALPAKPELTTSVRETADGAVITVTAKRLARAVWIDTGDVDVRLADNAFDLLPGESRDVVVTGKVDVATLRHAVTAMSLVDALKETHP is encoded by the coding sequence ATGCGCCGCGCGTCGCTGGCCCTCGCCCTCCTGCTCGCCGCGGGAGCGGCCAGTGCCGCGACGCCCGCGGAGAAGGATCTCTCCGCCGGCTGGCGGTTCCGCCTCGCCCCTGGCGCGGCGGGCAGCGACGCGCATCCCGAAGCAAAAGACTGGCAGCCGGCCACCGTGCCGGGTGCCGTCCAGACCGACCTGCTTGCGCTCGGACGGGTCCAGGACCCGTTCTGGCGTGACAACGAAGCCAGCCTGCAATGGATCGGGCTGGCGGATTGGGATTACCAGCTGGACTTCGACGTGGACGCCGCGATGCTCGCGCGCGGCCACGTCGACCTCGTTTTCGACGGCCTCGATACCTTCGCGGACGTCAGCCTCAACGGCAAGGAAGTGCTTCGCGCGAACAACATGTTCCGCCAGTGGCGCCTGCCCGCGAAGGGCGCCCTCAAGCCGGGCAAGAACACTCTGGCGGTCCGCTTCGCCTCGCCGGTGGGCAAGCTCCTGCCCTGGCTGATGAAGCAGCCGTACTCGCTGCCCGGCGAGTTCGATTCCTCGTTCGGCGATGAGCCGAAGGGCAAGCAGACCTCCAACTACGTGCGCAAATCCAATTACCAGTACGGCTGGGATTGGGGTCCGCGCTACCTCACCGCCGGTATCTGGCAGCCGGTGCGGCTCGAAGCGTGGGATGACCTGCGCCTGGCCGATTTCCATGTCGCCCAGGACCACGTCGACGCTGACGCCGCGAACCTGCAGGCGCAGTTCGATGTGCGCGCCGACAAGGCCGGTGCCGCCCAGCTGAAGGTCGAGTGGACCGCGCCCGATGGCACGAAGGGCCATGAAGAGCGTGCCGTCACGCTGGCCAAGGGTGAGAACCACCTCGCCGTGCCGGTGAATATCGCCCATCCGCAGCGCTGGTGGCCGGTCGGCTACGGCGACGCCAACCTCTATCACTTCCACGCTGATGTCGCGGCCAATGGCGCGCCTGTCGCGTCCGCCGACAAGGACACCGGCCTGCGCAGCGTCGAGCTGCGCCGCGAGAAGGATCAGTGGGGCAGGGGCTTCGCCTTCGTCGTCAATGGCGTGCCCATCTTCGCCAAGGGCGCCAACCTCATTCCGTTCGACAGCTTCCCGACCCGTGTCACCACGGCGAAGATGGAAGCGATCCTGCAGTCGGCCCGCGACGCCAACATGAACATGTTGCGCATGTGGGGCGGCGGCACCTACCAGCCCGATGCCTTCTACGCCGCGGCCGACCGCATGGGCATCATGGTCTGGCAGGACTTCATGTATGGCGGTGCGATCACCCCGTACGACAAGGCCTTCAACGACACCGCCCGCATCGAAGCGATCGAGCAGGTCACCCGCCTGCGTGACCATCCGTCGATCGTGCTGTGGGCGGGCAACAACGAAGTGCAGACCGGCTGGGACGACTGGCCGGATCGCCAGGACTTCCGCAAGTTCGTCAACGCCGATGAAGTGAAGAAGATCGACGACGGCATGCGCGAGCTGTTTGGCAAGACGCTGCGTACCGTGGTGAAGGATCTTTCGCCGAACGTGCCGTACTGGGCCAGCTCGCCCAGCACGGATTACGAAGGCCCGGCCAACGTCGAGAACGACGGCGACTTCCATTACTGGAAGGTGTGGTCCGGCTCCGAGCCGATCGACCATTACCTGGACATGACCCCGCGCTTCCAGTCGGAGTACGGCCTGCAGTCGTTCCCGGTGATGGCCACGATCAAGGCCTTCGCCGAGCCGGGTGACATGCAGCCGGAATCGAAGGTGATGCGTGCGCACCAGAAGTTCGCCAACGGCGACGGTAACCAGCGCCTGCTGCTCTACATCCGTGCGGGTTACGGTGAACCGAAGGATTTCCCGTCGTTCGTGTACCTGAGCCAGGTCATGCAGGCCGAAGGCATCGAGCTGGCGGCCGAGCACCTGCGCAGCGCCCGCCCGCGCAACATGGGCACGCTGTACTGGCAGCTCAACGACGTGTGGCCGGGCGCGTCCTGGGCCAGCGTCGATTACTTCAACCGCTGGAAGGCCCTGCAGTTCCACGCCAAGCGCTTCTACGCGCCGGTGGACGTGGTGCCGCTGCGTCGCGATGGCCACACTGAGGTATTCGCGGTCTCGGATCGCGTGAAGGACTTCGACGCCACGCTGCGCACCCGCGTGTATGCGATGGACGGCAAGCTGCTGCGTGAAACCAGTCAGCCGGTGAAGGCCGCTGCGCTGACGAGCACCTCCGTGCTCAAGGCCGATGACGCCACCTTGCTGAAGGGTGCTGATCCGAAGCACACCGTGGTCGCCTTCGACCTGGTGGAAGGCGGCAACACCCTGGCTCACCACCTGCTGTACTTCGGCGCGGCGAAGGACCTTGCCCTGCCGGCCAAGCCCGAACTCACCACCAGCGTCCGTGAAACCGCCGATGGCGCGGTGATCACCGTGACCGCGAAGCGCCTGGCGCGCGCCGTGTGGATCGACACCGGCGATGTGGACGTGCGCCTCGCCGACAACGCGTTCGATCTGCTGCCTGGCGAAAGTCGTGACGTCGTCGTCACTGGTAAGGTGGATGTCGCAACGCTCCGTCATGCTGTGACGGCCATGTCGCTCGTCGACGCCCTGAAGGAGACCCATCCGTGA
- a CDS encoding TonB-dependent receptor has product MAQDAATATPPAKTTKKTDQATTDANAQDAANLQGVTVTGIRASLQKSLDLKRNSDSIVDAISAEDVGKFPDTNVAESLSHLPGLSVDRNFGEGDKVSILGTDPALNRLMLNGQTVASTNWTSDPNNPDSRSFNYSLLASEIIGNAQVYKTPQANIDEGSIGGTVIVNTRRPLDLPANTLTGSVSYGYNDNADKGKPNASVLYSWKNKDSTFGVIGSLMHSDRIIDRQGTEIFGYQRVNDPTDTNPDHQFNPSVVSPNQQGVYPTAVNTAWFQQRRTRDGVSTGLQWKPNDAFELNFTGLYVTEKFNNFNQSHYGEWSGSAANATALGFNNGVATSGSYNANTSTYLDGYERDSTVNTGVAQLRADWFGDGWTASSQIGYTGSTGGSDGIYNMQFQGFGGFNYNLDGQHPQINYNTPDNPSAMLAHGAGYSYAPSYDRERYFQADFAHDVQWGPLNQIEVGIKATNHIDGQDGYQATLPTQDGNGLSLANFANGGTPSGFLNGLSASGNMGDWTTIDPGLMKAYIQSIKDGTVSLDPKATYSVAEQNRAFYIQGDFAGDDYRGNLGVRYFRTRDTVNGYQFVGNNQYDPVNKRSTYHDWLPSFNFAYDATDSLTLRFAAAKTIARPRYQQMTPYVALDDRTLTGSRGNTDLSPYKSTNYDASAEWYFSENSVLAAEFFFRRISGYILNTNVAETHYNLTNQRDDVYQMQVPINAGVAKVKGASLSYQQNFGLGFGMLANYTYSDADTSNDFPLPYNSKNAFTISPFYEQGPLSARLTYSWRSSYFTSIAQLQSQQITGIFRELDASIGYQINDHIRVSLDGTNLLNETYFVYNNTPAEPLNSYKNGRTYTVTLGFKL; this is encoded by the coding sequence ATGGCGCAGGACGCGGCCACGGCGACCCCGCCGGCCAAGACCACCAAGAAGACCGACCAGGCCACCACCGACGCGAACGCGCAGGATGCCGCCAACCTGCAGGGCGTGACCGTCACCGGTATCCGTGCCTCGCTGCAGAAGTCGCTCGACCTCAAGCGCAACTCCGATTCCATCGTCGACGCCATCTCGGCCGAAGACGTGGGCAAGTTCCCGGACACCAACGTCGCCGAATCGCTCTCGCACCTGCCGGGCCTCTCGGTGGACCGTAACTTCGGCGAAGGCGACAAGGTCAGCATCCTGGGCACCGACCCGGCGCTGAACCGCCTGATGCTCAACGGCCAGACCGTGGCGTCGACCAACTGGACCTCGGATCCGAACAACCCGGATAGCCGCTCGTTCAACTACAGCCTGCTGGCTTCGGAAATCATCGGTAACGCCCAGGTCTACAAGACCCCGCAGGCGAACATCGACGAAGGCTCGATCGGTGGCACGGTCATCGTGAACACCCGTCGCCCGCTCGACCTCCCGGCGAACACGCTCACGGGCAGCGTCAGCTACGGCTATAACGACAACGCTGACAAGGGCAAGCCGAACGCTTCCGTGCTGTACAGCTGGAAGAACAAGGACAGCACCTTCGGTGTCATCGGCTCGCTGATGCACTCCGACCGCATCATCGACCGCCAGGGCACCGAGATCTTCGGTTACCAGCGCGTCAACGATCCGACCGATACCAACCCGGATCACCAGTTCAACCCGAGTGTCGTCTCGCCGAACCAGCAGGGCGTGTACCCGACCGCCGTGAACACGGCATGGTTCCAGCAGCGCCGTACGCGTGATGGCGTGTCGACCGGCCTGCAGTGGAAGCCGAACGATGCGTTCGAGCTGAACTTCACCGGCCTGTACGTCACCGAGAAGTTCAACAACTTCAACCAGAGCCATTACGGCGAGTGGTCGGGTTCGGCCGCCAACGCCACCGCGCTGGGCTTCAACAACGGCGTGGCGACCAGCGGTAGCTACAACGCCAACACCAGCACCTACCTCGACGGCTACGAGCGCGACTCGACCGTGAACACCGGTGTCGCCCAGCTGCGCGCCGATTGGTTCGGTGATGGCTGGACCGCGTCGTCGCAGATTGGCTACACCGGCTCGACGGGTGGTTCGGACGGCATCTACAACATGCAGTTCCAGGGCTTCGGTGGTTTCAACTACAACCTCGATGGCCAGCACCCGCAGATCAACTACAACACGCCGGATAACCCGTCGGCGATGCTGGCGCACGGCGCGGGCTACAGCTACGCACCGAGCTACGATCGCGAGCGTTACTTCCAGGCTGACTTCGCGCACGACGTGCAGTGGGGCCCGCTGAACCAGATCGAAGTGGGTATCAAGGCGACGAACCACATCGACGGCCAGGATGGTTACCAGGCCACCCTGCCGACCCAGGACGGCAACGGCCTCTCGCTGGCGAACTTCGCCAACGGCGGCACGCCCAGCGGCTTCCTCAACGGCCTGAGCGCGTCGGGCAACATGGGTGACTGGACGACGATCGATCCGGGCCTCATGAAGGCTTACATCCAGAGCATCAAGGACGGCACCGTCTCGCTCGACCCGAAGGCCACGTACAGCGTTGCCGAGCAGAACCGCGCGTTCTACATCCAGGGTGATTTCGCCGGTGACGATTACCGCGGCAACCTGGGCGTGCGCTACTTCCGCACCCGCGACACGGTGAACGGCTACCAGTTCGTCGGCAACAACCAGTACGACCCGGTGAACAAGCGCAGCACGTACCACGACTGGCTGCCGTCGTTTAACTTCGCGTACGACGCGACCGATAGCCTGACGCTGCGCTTCGCCGCCGCCAAGACGATCGCCCGCCCGCGCTACCAGCAGATGACCCCGTACGTGGCGCTGGATGACCGTACCCTCACCGGTTCGCGTGGCAACACCGACCTGAGCCCGTACAAGTCGACCAACTACGACGCCTCGGCCGAGTGGTACTTCTCGGAAAACAGCGTGCTGGCCGCGGAGTTCTTCTTCCGCCGCATCTCGGGCTACATCCTCAACACCAATGTGGCCGAGACGCACTACAACCTGACCAACCAGCGTGACGACGTGTACCAGATGCAGGTGCCGATCAACGCAGGCGTGGCCAAGGTGAAGGGCGCTTCGCTGAGCTACCAGCAGAACTTCGGCCTCGGCTTCGGCATGCTGGCGAACTACACGTACTCCGATGCGGACACCAGCAACGACTTCCCGCTGCCGTACAACTCGAAGAACGCGTTCACCATCTCGCCGTTCTACGAGCAGGGCCCGCTGAGCGCGCGCTTGACCTACAGCTGGCGTTCGTCGTACTTCACCTCCATCGCCCAGCTGCAGTCGCAGCAGATCACGGGCATCTTCCGCGAACTGGATGCGTCGATCGGTTACCAGATCAACGACCATATCCGCGTATCACTGGATGGGACCAACCTGTTGAACGAAACCTACTTCGTCTACAACAACACCCCGGCCGAGCCGCTGAACTCCTACAAGAACGGTCGCACCTACACCGTGACCCTGGGCTTCAAGCTGTGA